From a single Peromyscus maniculatus bairdii isolate BWxNUB_F1_BW_parent chromosome 4, HU_Pman_BW_mat_3.1, whole genome shotgun sequence genomic region:
- the LOC143272931 gene encoding uncharacterized protein LOC143272931, which yields MAPTRRRGRREARAPGRPLPSPRRPSAVMAVAAAGAGAPHASSRPRGRGAVAGVRGGAGGGSPHSPLSPAVHVSRAGGGVRPAGPWFSAWRLTADLELVQTRGGAGDQPPWSAAAPGAAGRTRAAEARGGTGGARGGAGDQPDPGGGEPAAAQAASVPATPHSRSLGGAVDSAEGGRAAQSAAAAQADMGCSRGTQAGPGMGSARDRPLAGDPQRCATTGSGPI from the coding sequence ATGGCGCCGACGCGCAGGCGGGGccgccgggaagctagggcgccgggacgccccctgcccagtccccgcaggccgtcagcggtgatggcggtggcggcggcgggtgccggagctccccacgcctcctcccgtccgcgcggccgcggtgcggtcgcgggggtccggggcggcgctggggggggctcccctcactccccgctctccccggctgtccatgtctcccgtgcgggcggaggagtccgccccgccgggccgtgGTTTTCCGCGTGGCGCCTAACAGCCGACTTAGAGCTGGTGCAgaccaggggcggggccggcgaccagccgccATGGAgcgcggcggcccccggcgcggctggccggacccgggcggcggaggcccgcggcggcacaggcggggccaggggcggggccggcgaccagccggaccCGGGTGGCGGGGAGcctgcggcggcgcaggcggcctcggtcccggcaacgccccacagccgctcgctcggaggggcggtggatagcgCGGAGGGCGGCCGAGCGGCgcagtcggcagcggcggcgcaggcggacatGGGATGTAGCAGGggcacgcaggcggggccggggatggggtcggcgagggaccgccccctggccggcgacccgcagcgatgtgccacgaccggctccggcccaatatga